A single window of Candidatus Eisenbacteria bacterium DNA harbors:
- a CDS encoding DUF4118 domain-containing protein — protein MSRETPSLLRYGDAILGVAVWLGGRRPGVVAVLLSLVVLHFVFIAPVHPRAIPHGPAYFVVLSLLAVLITASGKARHREPDPGPGSTFSFLLPAAPDETA, from the coding sequence GTGAGCCGCGAAACCCCGTCCCTGCTCCGCTACGGCGATGCAATCCTCGGCGTCGCTGTCTGGCTCGGGGGGCGCAGGCCGGGTGTCGTGGCGGTGCTGCTGTCGCTCGTCGTGCTCCACTTCGTCTTCATCGCTCCGGTCCACCCCAGGGCGATTCCACATGGCCCTGCGTACTTCGTCGTCCTCTCGCTCCTCGCCGTCCTGATCACAGCCTCCGGTAAGGCGCGCCATCGGGAGCCCGATCCTGGACCGGGCTCCACGTTCTCCTTCCTGCTTCCCGCGGCGCCGGACGAAACCGCGTGA